The Proteiniborus ethanoligenes sequence GTACAGAGGGAAAACTGGTGGGAGGGAACAGATTTATTTTAGAAATATCTAGAATAGGTGTAGGTTTTGGCAAACCGGACAGCAATGGAGTATATGATGGAAAAATAGAATTTGACCTATCTAAACTCAAACAATATGCTAACGAAGCAGATGCTAAGCCACATGCATTAAATGGTAACGCAGCGGGTAATTTAGATGGTTTTGCAATAGACGCAACAGGAACTGTTATTGCTAGCTTTACTAATGGTGACAAAAAAGCCTTAGGACAAATATTATTAGCTAAATTTGATAACCCAGGGGGATTGCAAAAAATAGGCAACAATTTCTTTATAGACACTAGGAACTCTGGAGAGCCTCAGGTTGGGAGAGCAGGCTCAAGTGGTTTTGGAGAAATTGCACCAGGCTCTCTTGAAATGTCAAACGTGGACCTGTCATTAGAATTTACTGAGATGATAACTACACAAAGAGGCTTCCAAGCGAACTCAAGAGTTATTACTACATCAGATGAAATGCTACAAGAGCTAGTGAATATGAAAAGATAGTTAATTATGTGACCTAGGCAGCATAGCTGCCTAGGTACAAATGAAAAAGGGTGGTTTTATGATTAGAGTAAATAGGTTAAATAATACTGAATTCGTAATCAACTGCGAGCTAATAGAATTCATAGAAGAAACCCCAGATACGGTTATTACTTTAACTACAGGTAAGAAAATTGTAGTAAAGGAATCAATTGATGAAATAATTGATAAGGTAATAAAATTTAAAAACAATATTTTTATTTACAGATTAAAGGAATAGAAAAGAGGTGTGACTTAATGGATATAGCAACAATCATTGGTTTTTTGATGGGAACAGCTTTCGTTGTTTGGGGTATTTCATTGTCAGGAAGCTTATGGAATTTTTATGATTTTCCTTCTATTGTAATAGTTTTAGGCGGAACCATAGCTGCTACCTTAGTAAGCTATCCATTAAAAAAAGTAATTGGAACCTTAAAAATAGTAAAACATGCTTTTACCCTACATACTCTTAATCCTAGTGGTGTAATTAACCAACTAATAGATCTCTCTAATATTGCTAGAAGAGAAGGACTATTAGCACTAGAAGAATCAGGAGAAAGAATAGAAGATGAGTTCCTTAAAAAAGGAATCATGTTAATAGTAGATGGTACGGATCCTGAGCTTGTAAGGAATATTCTTGAGACTGAATTAGCTTTCTTAGAGGAAAGACACAGAGAAGGACAAAGCATATTTGAAGCAATGGGAAGCTATGCTCCTGCTTTTGGTATGATAGGAACATTAATAGGACTTATTAATATGCTTCAAGATATGGATGACCCATCTAGTGTTGGTCCTAATATGTCGGTGGCTCTTATTACTACCTTTTACGGATCCGTATTAGCAAACCTAGTATTTATACCTATAGCTAATAAGCTTAAAGGCAGAAGCAGTGAAGAAATTTTAATTAAAGAATTAATGGTTGAAGGACTTTTGTCTATCCAAGCCGGAGAAAACCCAAGAATAATTGAAGAAAAACTAAAAACCTTCTTATCTCCTGAAATGAGAAAAGAATATAAAAAAGGTCTTGAAGCTGGAGAAGCATAATATTAAACAAACAAATGATTAAACTGGACTTTATATTTTAGAAAGTATATTAGACTTAGTTACACTTCTTTTGTGTTTTTTTGTATTATTAATTTTGAATTATGATATCAATGCGAAATAACTTTTTGTAATAATCTAATTTTATTATAGACTCTATAGTATCGTAGTACTAAAATATAAAATTATGTATAGAAAAATATAGCATAAAAGTTGATGGAGAGCTTATTAAAGCTTTAATCAACTTGAACCTAATTGAAAAAGGAGTTTTGGAAATGAGTACAAAAAAAATTTTTATTATTGCTATTGTTTCCCTTGTTGTTATATTACTAGCAATAGGAGCGGTTTTTTTATTAATTTCCTATAAAGAAAAAAGTGAACAAAATAAACCAGTGAAGCAATACTACCACGATGTTAGTGAAATGTATTGCAATTTAAAAAATAGTAATAGGATTGTTAAAATTCAA is a genomic window containing:
- a CDS encoding flagellar FlbD family protein, which codes for MIRVNRLNNTEFVINCELIEFIEETPDTVITLTTGKKIVVKESIDEIIDKVIKFKNNIFIYRLKE
- a CDS encoding flagellar motor protein, which codes for MDIATIIGFLMGTAFVVWGISLSGSLWNFYDFPSIVIVLGGTIAATLVSYPLKKVIGTLKIVKHAFTLHTLNPSGVINQLIDLSNIARREGLLALEESGERIEDEFLKKGIMLIVDGTDPELVRNILETELAFLEERHREGQSIFEAMGSYAPAFGMIGTLIGLINMLQDMDDPSSVGPNMSVALITTFYGSVLANLVFIPIANKLKGRSSEEILIKELMVEGLLSIQAGENPRIIEEKLKTFLSPEMRKEYKKGLEAGEA
- a CDS encoding flagellar motor protein MotB, whose protein sequence is MLDLVTLLLCFFVLLILNYDINAK